The Pyrococcus kukulkanii genome contains a region encoding:
- a CDS encoding B12-binding domain-containing radical SAM protein, whose product MAKIVLSTDETLTSTYHDVPLLDFLGCAPYDKLPKWVFRLLDSQLPDNNGVLTQAPYGLRKIEAALLRCFSRDEVVVAHPRKIEQFIDENTEMVALYEMDPLGLGPVTMMFTNGGQWRSYTSVKFKELVTRINSLRDKKNLKFKLVVGGPGSWQLETRRDERERLRVDHVVIGEAEHVICDIIQAIIEGSADETIFIRGWPKVEEIPTIVGPSYKGLVEVMRGCGRGCRFCEPNLRVARFIPLEKIEEEIKLNINAGIDHAWLHSEDIFLYKVEDRKNFYPNAEAVIELFEMARKYTKHVNPTHGTVAGALAVPGMIEEISRIVEANDTHWVGIQVGMETADPEIIGKLMNNKMKPFSPEEWPWVLLNGTYVFNKNYWFPAYTTILGLPGDNDDAEIMTAQLIITMEKELEEKLGNRAHFTVTPLAFVPMGVLKGEEFYRVDDMITYGQFLHLYYAWKHMAREVLKGLPKVMKDNLFLVPFYPLAMVGVKVVIRQIEKWGRKRGFEVKKLEPLDIRIEVEEHRWSYKPILAEAY is encoded by the coding sequence ATGGCAAAGATAGTCCTCAGCACGGATGAAACATTAACGAGCACGTATCACGACGTTCCACTCTTGGACTTTCTAGGGTGTGCACCCTATGATAAGCTACCGAAGTGGGTGTTCAGGTTACTGGACAGCCAGTTGCCAGATAACAATGGAGTACTAACCCAAGCTCCCTACGGACTCAGGAAAATTGAGGCCGCTCTGCTGAGGTGTTTTTCAAGGGATGAGGTTGTAGTGGCTCACCCTAGGAAGATAGAGCAGTTCATTGACGAAAACACTGAGATGGTAGCTCTTTATGAGATGGATCCCCTTGGCCTGGGCCCAGTAACAATGATGTTCACAAATGGAGGACAGTGGAGGAGCTACACAAGTGTCAAGTTCAAAGAGCTCGTGACCAGAATAAATTCGCTCAGGGATAAGAAGAACCTCAAGTTCAAGTTGGTTGTTGGGGGGCCAGGATCATGGCAACTTGAAACTAGAAGGGATGAGAGGGAGAGACTAAGAGTAGACCACGTGGTCATTGGCGAGGCAGAGCACGTAATATGTGACATAATTCAGGCGATAATCGAGGGTTCCGCTGATGAAACGATATTCATTAGGGGATGGCCTAAGGTTGAGGAGATACCAACTATAGTTGGCCCTTCTTATAAGGGATTAGTTGAGGTAATGAGGGGATGCGGAAGGGGATGCAGGTTCTGTGAACCAAACCTTAGGGTTGCACGTTTCATTCCGCTGGAAAAGATAGAGGAGGAGATAAAGCTGAACATAAATGCGGGAATTGACCATGCATGGCTACACAGTGAGGATATATTTTTGTATAAGGTCGAGGATAGGAAAAACTTCTACCCAAACGCCGAAGCAGTAATCGAGCTGTTTGAAATGGCTAGGAAATATACCAAGCACGTCAACCCAACCCACGGAACGGTAGCTGGAGCCTTAGCGGTTCCAGGAATGATAGAAGAAATCTCAAGGATAGTTGAGGCCAATGACACTCATTGGGTAGGTATACAGGTTGGAATGGAAACGGCCGATCCAGAGATTATTGGAAAGCTTATGAACAACAAGATGAAGCCCTTCTCACCCGAGGAGTGGCCGTGGGTTCTGCTTAATGGAACCTACGTTTTCAACAAGAACTACTGGTTCCCGGCTTACACTACAATTCTGGGGCTTCCTGGGGACAATGATGACGCTGAGATTATGACTGCTCAACTGATAATTACAATGGAGAAGGAGTTGGAAGAGAAACTCGGAAACAGGGCCCACTTTACTGTCACGCCTTTAGCCTTCGTTCCTATGGGCGTTCTGAAGGGTGAAGAATTTTACAGAGTAGATGATATGATAACCTACGGCCAGTTCCTTCACCTTTATTACGCATGGAAGCACATGGCGAGGGAGGTTCTGAAAGGCCTACCCAAGGTCATGAAGGATAACCTATTCCTAGTTCCATTTTATCCACTGGCAATGGTGGGAGTTAAGGTAGTTATTAGGCAGATAGAGAAGTGGGGCAGGAAGAGGGGATTTGAAGTCAAGAAGCTCGAGCCCCTAGATATAAGGATAGAGGTTGAAGAGCACAGATGGAGCTACAAGCCGATCTTAGCCGAGGCGTACTAA
- a CDS encoding phosphoenolpyruvate carboxykinase (GTP), translating to MENALKKLKNFLEKEQFEKIERIDNPYLHEFLAEWIEWLQPSKIFVCTDSPEDEEYVRWKALYYGEEKMLEMPRHTVHYDNYYDQARDKANTKLLVPKGVTLPFLNTMDREEGLREIREIMKGIMRGKELFICFFVLGPKNSVFTIPAVQLTDSAYVAHSEFLLYRKGYEEFVRMGPTRNFLKFVHSAGELDERKTSKNLDKRRIYIDLVDETVYSANTQYGGNTIGLKKLAFRLTIQRAVREGWLSEHMFLMRVNGPNGRKTYFTGAYPSMCGKTSTAMIPWENIVGDDLVFIKNLDGRARAVNVEIGVFGIIEGVNEKDDPIIWKVLHSPVEIIFSNVLVKDGRPYWNGMGIPIPDEGENHSGKWWRGKKDKEGKEIPPSHKNARFTVRLEAFPNLDREALENPCGVEVGGMIFGGRDPDTWPPVREAFNWQHGVITMGASLESETTAATLGKEGVRAFNPMSILDFLSVHIGDYIRNYLEFGRKLKKTPKIFAVNYFLRENGQWLNEKLDKAVWLKWMELRVHGDVEAIETPIGYIPKYDDLKVLFKQVLNKEYSKEDYEKQFKIRVPELLAKIERIWKIYEPLDNIPEELFKELEKEKERLLKAREKYGDYISPFILLKS from the coding sequence ATGGAGAACGCTCTCAAGAAGCTTAAAAACTTCCTTGAGAAAGAGCAGTTCGAAAAAATTGAAAGAATAGATAACCCTTATCTCCACGAATTCTTGGCGGAGTGGATTGAATGGCTCCAACCGAGCAAGATATTTGTTTGCACCGATTCACCTGAAGATGAAGAGTACGTCCGTTGGAAGGCCCTCTATTATGGAGAGGAAAAGATGCTTGAAATGCCTAGGCACACCGTCCATTACGACAACTACTACGACCAGGCGAGGGATAAGGCAAATACTAAGCTCTTGGTTCCCAAAGGAGTAACATTGCCGTTCCTTAACACTATGGACAGGGAGGAAGGCCTTAGGGAAATCAGGGAAATAATGAAAGGGATAATGAGGGGCAAAGAACTCTTTATATGCTTTTTTGTACTCGGCCCAAAGAATTCTGTCTTTACGATTCCTGCAGTTCAGTTAACCGATTCGGCTTACGTCGCACACTCTGAATTCCTATTGTACAGGAAGGGTTATGAGGAGTTTGTAAGGATGGGGCCAACAAGAAACTTCCTCAAGTTCGTTCATTCTGCTGGAGAGCTCGATGAGAGGAAGACGAGCAAGAACCTTGACAAAAGAAGGATATACATTGACTTGGTAGATGAAACCGTTTACTCAGCGAACACTCAGTATGGTGGAAACACTATAGGGTTGAAGAAATTGGCATTCAGACTTACAATTCAAAGGGCCGTTAGAGAAGGCTGGCTAAGTGAGCACATGTTCCTGATGAGAGTTAATGGACCGAATGGAAGGAAAACCTACTTTACAGGAGCTTACCCAAGCATGTGTGGAAAAACATCAACGGCAATGATACCATGGGAGAACATAGTTGGTGATGACCTCGTTTTCATAAAGAATCTAGATGGGAGGGCTAGGGCAGTAAACGTTGAAATTGGTGTCTTCGGAATAATTGAGGGAGTAAACGAAAAGGATGACCCAATTATATGGAAAGTCCTTCATTCTCCAGTCGAGATTATATTCTCTAATGTCCTTGTCAAGGACGGCAGGCCTTACTGGAATGGAATGGGAATTCCAATTCCTGATGAGGGAGAGAACCACAGCGGAAAGTGGTGGCGTGGGAAGAAGGATAAGGAGGGCAAGGAGATACCTCCAAGTCACAAGAACGCTAGGTTTACGGTTAGGCTTGAGGCCTTTCCAAACCTTGACAGAGAGGCTTTGGAAAACCCATGTGGGGTTGAGGTTGGCGGAATGATATTTGGTGGAAGAGATCCAGATACGTGGCCTCCGGTTAGGGAGGCGTTTAACTGGCAACACGGTGTAATAACGATGGGAGCCTCACTTGAGAGCGAAACCACAGCAGCAACCCTGGGCAAAGAAGGAGTCAGAGCCTTTAACCCAATGTCAATCCTTGACTTTTTGAGTGTGCACATAGGTGATTACATCAGGAACTACCTAGAGTTTGGGAGGAAGCTAAAGAAGACTCCAAAGATATTTGCAGTAAACTACTTCCTCAGAGAGAACGGTCAATGGCTAAACGAGAAGCTTGATAAGGCGGTATGGCTCAAGTGGATGGAGCTCAGAGTTCACGGTGACGTAGAGGCTATTGAAACTCCAATAGGATACATTCCAAAGTACGATGACCTTAAGGTTCTCTTTAAGCAGGTATTAAACAAGGAGTACAGTAAAGAAGATTATGAGAAGCAGTTTAAGATAAGGGTTCCCGAGTTGCTCGCCAAGATAGAGAGGATATGGAAGATCTACGAACCTTTAGACAATATCCCGGAGGAGCTCTTTAAGGAGCTTGAAAAGGAAAAGGAAAGATTGCTGAAAGCAAGGGAGAAATACGGGGATTATATAAGTCCTTTCATATTACTCAAGAGTTAA
- a CDS encoding METTL5 family protein translates to MRKKELAIILSKLKGFQNPKPWLEQYRTPGNAASELLWLAYSLGDIEGKVVADLGAGTGVLTVGALLLGAKKVYAVEVDPEAVEVLKENVKGFDNVKVIVGDVNEFSEKVDTVVMNPPFGSQRKHADKPFLLKAFEVSNVVYSIHLAKPEVRKFIERFSQENNFVMSHRITTEIEIPAQFFFHRKRLERIKVDIYRFIRASQERSF, encoded by the coding sequence ATGAGGAAGAAAGAACTAGCCATTATTTTATCAAAGCTGAAGGGCTTTCAAAATCCAAAGCCCTGGCTGGAGCAGTACAGAACTCCAGGAAATGCGGCATCAGAACTCCTCTGGCTTGCATATTCCCTGGGAGATATTGAAGGCAAGGTTGTTGCTGACTTAGGAGCCGGAACTGGAGTTTTGACTGTTGGCGCTTTATTGCTCGGTGCCAAGAAGGTTTATGCAGTTGAAGTTGATCCTGAGGCGGTTGAGGTGCTTAAGGAGAACGTTAAAGGTTTTGATAACGTTAAGGTGATCGTTGGGGACGTTAACGAGTTCAGCGAAAAGGTCGATACCGTAGTTATGAATCCCCCCTTTGGAAGCCAGCGGAAGCATGCTGACAAGCCTTTCCTATTGAAGGCATTTGAAGTATCTAACGTGGTGTACTCAATCCACCTAGCAAAGCCCGAGGTTAGGAAGTTTATAGAGAGATTCTCCCAGGAAAATAATTTTGTAATGAGTCATAGGATAACAACTGAAATCGAGATCCCTGCACAGTTCTTCTTCCACAGAAAAAGGCTTGAAAGGATCAAGGTCGATATCTACAGGTTCATACGAGCTTCGCAGGAACGTAGTTTTTAG
- a CDS encoding DNA polymerase: MILDADYITEDGKPIIRIFKKENGEFKVEYDRNFRPYIYALLRDDSQIDDVKKITAERHGKIVRIIDAEKVRKKFLGRPIEVWKLYFEHPQDVPAIRDKIREHPAVVDIFEYDIPFAKRYLIDKGLIPMEGDEELKLLAFDIETLYHEGEEFAKGPIIMISYADKEEAKVITWKKIDLPYVEVVSSEREMIKRFLKVIREKDPDVIITYNGDSFDLPYLVKRAEKLGIKLPLGRDGSEPKMQRLGDMTAVEIKGRIHFDLYHVIRRTINLPTYTLEAVYEAIFGKPKEKVYAHEIAEAWETGKGLERVAKYSMEDAKVTYELGREFFPMEAQLSRLVGQPLWDVSRSSTGNLVEWYLLRKAYERNELAPNKPDEREYERRLRESYAGGYVKEPEKGLWEGLVSLDFRSLYPSIIITHNVSPDTLNREGCREYDVAPEVKHKFCKDFPGFIPSLLKRLLDERQEIKRKMKASKDPIEKKMLDYRQRAIKILANSYYGYYGYAKARWYCKECAESVTAWGREYIEFVRKELEEKFGFKVLYIDTDGLYATIPGAKPEEIKKKALEFVDYINAKLPGLLELEYEGFYVRGFFVTKKKYALIDEEGKIITRGLEIVRRDWSEIAKETQAKVLEAILKHGNVEEAVRIVKEVTEKLSKYETPPEKLVIYEQITRPLHEYKAIGPHVAVAKRLAARGVKVRPGMVIGYIVLRGDGPISKRAILAEEFDPRKHKYDAEYYIENQVLPAVLRILEAFGYRKEDLRWQKTKQTGLTTWLNVKKK, translated from the coding sequence ATGATACTTGACGCTGACTATATCACCGAGGATGGAAAACCGATTATAAGAATTTTCAAGAAAGAGAACGGCGAGTTTAAGGTTGAATATGACAGGAACTTTAGGCCCTACATCTACGCCCTCCTTAGGGATGACTCCCAAATCGATGATGTGAAGAAGATAACCGCCGAGAGGCATGGGAAGATAGTGAGAATTATAGATGCCGAAAAGGTAAGGAAGAAGTTCCTGGGGAGGCCAATTGAAGTATGGAAGCTGTACTTTGAACACCCCCAGGATGTTCCCGCAATAAGGGATAAGATAAGGGAGCATCCCGCAGTTGTTGACATCTTTGAGTACGACATTCCGTTCGCGAAGAGGTACCTAATAGACAAGGGACTAATTCCAATGGAAGGCGATGAAGAGCTCAAGTTGCTCGCATTTGACATAGAAACCCTCTATCACGAGGGGGAGGAGTTCGCGAAGGGGCCCATTATAATGATAAGCTATGCTGATAAGGAAGAAGCCAAAGTCATAACGTGGAAAAAGATCGATCTCCCGTACGTCGAGGTAGTTTCCAGCGAGAGGGAGATGATAAAGCGGTTCCTCAAGGTGATAAGGGAGAAGGATCCCGATGTTATAATAACCTATAACGGCGATTCTTTCGACCTCCCCTACCTAGTCAAGAGGGCCGAAAAGCTCGGGATAAAGCTACCCCTGGGGAGGGACGGCAGTGAGCCAAAGATGCAGAGGCTTGGGGACATGACAGCGGTGGAGATAAAGGGAAGGATACACTTCGACCTCTACCACGTGATCAGGAGAACGATAAACCTGCCAACGTACACCCTCGAGGCAGTTTATGAGGCAATATTCGGAAAGCCAAAGGAGAAAGTTTACGCTCATGAGATAGCGGAGGCTTGGGAGACTGGAAAGGGACTGGAGAGAGTTGCAAAATACTCAATGGAGGATGCAAAGGTAACGTACGAGCTCGGTAGGGAGTTCTTCCCAATGGAGGCTCAGCTTTCAAGGTTAGTCGGCCAGCCCCTGTGGGATGTTTCTAGGTCTTCAACCGGCAACTTGGTGGAGTGGTACCTCCTCAGGAAGGCCTACGAGAGGAATGAGTTGGCCCCAAACAAGCCGGATGAGAGGGAGTACGAGAGGAGGCTAAGGGAGAGCTACGCTGGGGGATACGTTAAGGAGCCGGAGAAGGGACTCTGGGAAGGGTTAGTATCCCTAGATTTCAGGAGCCTGTACCCCTCGATAATAATCACCCATAACGTCTCACCGGATACGCTGAACAGGGAAGGGTGCAGGGAATATGATGTAGCTCCAGAGGTCAAGCACAAGTTCTGCAAGGACTTCCCGGGATTTATCCCCAGCCTGCTCAAGAGGTTGTTGGATGAGAGGCAAGAAATAAAAAGGAAGATGAAAGCTTCTAAAGACCCAATCGAGAAGAAGATGCTTGATTACAGGCAACGGGCAATCAAAATCCTGGCAAATTCATATTACGGATATTATGGGTACGCAAAAGCCCGTTGGTACTGTAAGGAGTGCGCAGAGAGCGTTACGGCCTGGGGAAGGGAGTATATAGAGTTCGTAAGGAAGGAGCTGGAGGAAAAGTTCGGGTTCAAAGTCCTATACATAGACACAGATGGGCTCTACGCCACAATTCCTGGGGCAAAACCCGAGGAGATAAAGAAGAAAGCCCTAGAGTTCGTAGATTATATAAACGCCAAGCTCCCAGGGCTGTTGGAGCTTGAGTACGAGGGCTTCTACGTCAGAGGATTCTTCGTGACGAAAAAGAAGTATGCGTTGATAGATGAGGAAGGGAAGATAATCACTAGGGGGCTTGAAATAGTCAGGAGGGACTGGAGCGAAATAGCCAAAGAAACCCAAGCAAAAGTTCTCGAGGCTATCCTAAAGCACGGTAACGTTGAGGAGGCCGTAAGGATAGTTAAGGAGGTAACTGAAAAGCTGAGCAAGTACGAGACACCTCCAGAAAAGCTAGTCATTTACGAGCAGATCACGAGGCCCCTCCATGAATACAAGGCTATAGGCCCGCACGTTGCCGTGGCAAAAAGGTTAGCCGCTAGAGGAGTAAAGGTGAGGCCCGGCATGGTTATAGGATACATAGTTCTAAGGGGAGACGGGCCAATAAGCAAGAGGGCTATCCTTGCAGAGGAGTTCGATCCCAGGAAGCATAAGTATGACGCTGAGTATTACATAGAAAACCAAGTTTTACCTGCCGTTCTTAGAATATTAGAGGCCTTTGGGTACAGGAAAGAAGATCTCAGGTGGCAGAAGACCAAACAGACAGGTCTTACGACATGGCTTAACGTCAAGAAGAAGTAA
- a CDS encoding metal-sulfur cluster assembly factor: MVTKEGVEKVVEEIIGKNEIIENLEVENETVKITFKEKIDDATLLKVYNRIKELEGVKQVEIGFVREKKSEEDVKLTEEMILEKLKEVIDPEIGIDVVNLGLIYEVRVNPNNTVYIKMTMTTPGCPLTLWILRAVEEKVLEIPGVKDVEVELTFDPPWTPDRMSDEAKRRLGMI; encoded by the coding sequence TTGGTAACGAAAGAAGGAGTGGAGAAAGTCGTCGAAGAGATTATAGGAAAGAATGAGATAATTGAAAACTTAGAAGTTGAGAATGAAACCGTTAAAATAACTTTTAAGGAGAAGATTGATGATGCAACGCTTTTGAAAGTTTACAACAGAATAAAGGAGCTCGAGGGGGTTAAGCAAGTCGAGATTGGGTTTGTGAGAGAGAAAAAGAGTGAAGAGGATGTTAAATTAACCGAAGAGATGATTCTAGAGAAGCTTAAGGAAGTCATTGATCCCGAGATTGGGATTGATGTTGTCAATTTAGGCCTGATATACGAGGTAAGGGTAAATCCTAATAACACAGTATACATAAAAATGACAATGACCACCCCAGGATGCCCCCTAACCCTGTGGATCCTAAGGGCCGTTGAAGAGAAAGTCCTGGAGATCCCTGGGGTTAAAGATGTTGAGGTTGAGCTTACTTTCGATCCACCATGGACACCAGATAGGATGAGCGATGAGGCTAAGAGAAGGCTTGGCATGATTTAA
- the vapB gene encoding type II toxin-antitoxin system VapB family antitoxin has product MAVLSIRIPDELKEKMKEFDINWSEEIRKFIKERIEYEERKRTLEKALELLKNTPGSVERGFSARAVREDRDSN; this is encoded by the coding sequence ATGGCAGTATTGAGCATAAGGATTCCGGATGAGCTGAAGGAGAAGATGAAGGAGTTCGACATAAACTGGAGCGAGGAGATCAGGAAGTTCATAAAAGAGAGGATAGAGTACGAGGAAAGGAAGAGAACCCTTGAGAAAGCTCTAGAACTCCTAAAGAATACTCCAGGATCAGTCGAGAGAGGATTTTCAGCAAGGGCAGTGAGGGAGGATCGTGATAGTAATTGA
- a CDS encoding DUF58 domain-containing protein, protein MKRELYIWTLIFLGIFHSYLVGDIPPAIFAFTLFLYMYYSKLTFNPNIEVRICNNSVSIEEGKDIEIPVFFRGKGIVNAEFEGESVVSEKIRVRVKGQKDVKIKIRPKRKGIYELHLKVKVEDFLGLQVQEKIFSGVRVEVVPSVDSIREAAKEEYRLRLKERYKKGVIGTESLEFYGLREYIPGDDIKKIDWKASARLKKLIIREFLKEKESEVYIILDQSREMRKGKIDYASALALYIATMLIRNGYYVGLIKYWEGGYKRIPPGRGEGHLNKIRMEIKYKRERGILSLRAEIKKVSTKALNFLRKSFRKRKGIWEALLEIKTPSYIIIISDLTSQTSRLYALLSIIRKKHRIIILSPNPVLFYQGELNEETLRKLYRRMKERENLIKKFNALVPTIDLGPSDYGKEVLRVIK, encoded by the coding sequence ATGAAGAGAGAGCTTTATATCTGGACGCTTATATTCCTGGGAATCTTTCACTCTTACCTTGTGGGGGATATACCGCCAGCAATTTTCGCATTTACATTATTTTTATATATGTATTATTCAAAGCTAACATTCAATCCGAATATTGAAGTCAGGATTTGTAATAACTCAGTATCCATAGAGGAGGGTAAAGATATCGAAATTCCTGTTTTCTTCAGGGGGAAAGGAATAGTAAATGCAGAATTTGAGGGGGAGTCTGTAGTTAGCGAAAAAATACGAGTAAGAGTAAAAGGACAGAAGGATGTAAAAATTAAAATTAGACCAAAAAGAAAGGGAATATACGAGCTCCATCTTAAAGTAAAGGTAGAGGATTTCTTGGGTTTACAAGTTCAAGAAAAGATATTTTCAGGAGTTAGAGTTGAAGTCGTTCCTTCAGTAGACTCAATAAGAGAAGCTGCAAAAGAAGAGTATAGACTTAGATTAAAGGAAAGGTACAAGAAAGGAGTTATAGGAACCGAGAGCCTTGAGTTTTACGGCCTCAGGGAGTATATTCCTGGGGATGATATCAAGAAGATTGACTGGAAGGCCTCAGCTAGACTAAAGAAGCTCATAATAAGGGAATTTTTGAAAGAAAAGGAGAGTGAGGTCTACATAATTTTAGACCAAAGTAGAGAAATGAGAAAAGGAAAAATTGACTATGCATCAGCCCTAGCATTATACATAGCAACAATGTTAATTCGGAACGGATATTATGTTGGCCTTATAAAATACTGGGAAGGAGGATATAAGAGGATCCCCCCAGGAAGGGGGGAAGGTCATCTTAACAAGATAAGAATGGAAATAAAATACAAGAGGGAAAGAGGCATTCTTAGCTTAAGGGCAGAGATAAAAAAGGTAAGCACAAAAGCTCTAAATTTCCTTAGGAAATCCTTCAGAAAAAGAAAAGGAATATGGGAGGCCCTCCTTGAAATAAAAACTCCTTCATATATAATTATAATTTCTGACCTAACAAGTCAAACATCACGACTTTATGCCTTATTATCAATAATTAGGAAGAAGCACAGAATAATAATCTTATCCCCAAATCCTGTTTTATTTTATCAAGGAGAGCTCAATGAGGAGACACTAAGAAAGCTTTACAGGAGAATGAAAGAGAGAGAAAACTTAATTAAAAAATTTAACGCCCTTGTCCCAACGATAGACCTAGGGCCAAGTGACTATGGAAAAGAAGTCCTTAGGGTGATAAAATGA
- a CDS encoding DUF4350 domain-containing protein — MKRAFYFTLLAIGIAMLIMPVSIPIFLTNAEFSIFNTGWNGCSEFAKLLYKKGDVIPVFSPFNSYKLEDKKGTLIIIGPDMSYSQLEIVEIQKFLKNGGTLILIDDFGTGNQILKGLNLSIRFSPKTPKEVFYIKSSYFPVIVKIKDPNISANVSKVVLNMPSVIIGTNGSMFTSRITLLGRNFREYPIMTEFKYEKGRIILFSDPSAFINDMIKFNAKFINVFISLYVKYPVYIDEAHHSNMNFYQAGTLVIRRSLDRKKAFYVTALVGVLVLSIESGLALRTLEEILKAALKILERLFKEEEKSIQDVIKKLEGEGYDGRVLNRIMSEISRWSKWTEENS, encoded by the coding sequence ATGAAGAGAGCATTTTACTTCACCCTACTCGCAATTGGGATAGCGATGTTAATAATGCCAGTATCAATCCCCATATTTCTTACAAATGCAGAATTCAGCATATTTAACACTGGGTGGAATGGATGCTCCGAATTTGCAAAACTCCTGTATAAAAAAGGAGATGTTATTCCCGTTTTTTCTCCATTTAACTCCTATAAGCTTGAAGACAAGAAAGGAACACTAATTATAATAGGCCCTGATATGAGTTATTCTCAGTTGGAAATTGTAGAAATTCAGAAGTTCCTAAAGAATGGTGGAACCCTTATATTAATTGATGACTTTGGGACAGGTAACCAGATATTGAAAGGGCTTAATCTCTCTATAAGATTCTCACCAAAAACACCAAAAGAGGTGTTTTATATTAAAAGTTCTTACTTTCCTGTGATAGTGAAAATCAAAGATCCAAACATAAGTGCCAACGTAAGTAAAGTTGTACTAAATATGCCCTCCGTGATTATTGGAACTAATGGATCCATGTTTACAAGCAGAATAACACTTCTTGGGAGGAACTTTAGAGAATACCCAATAATGACAGAGTTTAAATATGAAAAAGGTAGAATAATCTTATTCTCAGATCCCAGTGCCTTTATAAACGATATGATAAAATTTAATGCAAAATTCATAAATGTTTTCATATCCTTGTATGTAAAGTATCCCGTATATATAGACGAGGCTCACCATTCAAACATGAATTTCTATCAAGCGGGAACCTTAGTAATCAGGAGATCCCTAGATAGGAAAAAAGCCTTCTACGTTACAGCCCTTGTTGGAGTCCTTGTTTTATCTATAGAAAGTGGACTTGCCCTTAGGACACTTGAGGAAATCCTTAAAGCCGCGCTAAAAATCTTAGAAAGACTGTTTAAAGAGGAAGAGAAAAGCATTCAGGATGTTATAAAGAAGCTTGAAGGAGAAGGATATGATGGTAGAGTGCTAAATAGGATAATGAGTGAAATTAGTAGGTGGTCAAAATGGACGGAAGAAAACTCCTAA
- a CDS encoding AAA family ATPase, whose product MDGRKLLSILKKEIHKAVVGKDDVIELLTIALLAEGHVIIEGIPGVAKTTIAKSFAQALGLKFSRIQLTPDLLPADILGTVYYDQIDGLWKIKKGPIFANIVLADEINRAQPKTQSALLEAMQERQVTIEGKTYKLDRPFLVIATKNPLEFEGVYNLPEAQIDRFMMEIKVGYPDKEEELEMLRRKDRGEFSEVKTVFTKAQIITAIEETKNVKVSDDVLRYLYEIVTRTRTDERLLIGASPRASEHLLYASKAKAFLEGRDYVIPDDVKSLAIPVLAHRLMVKAEYEVEGVKGETIVREILEKVEVPI is encoded by the coding sequence ATGGACGGAAGAAAACTCCTAAGCATCCTCAAAAAGGAAATACACAAGGCAGTTGTAGGAAAAGATGACGTTATAGAGCTACTAACAATAGCATTACTAGCGGAGGGGCACGTAATAATCGAAGGAATTCCCGGAGTCGCAAAAACTACAATAGCCAAGAGCTTTGCTCAGGCCCTTGGCCTAAAATTTTCAAGGATCCAGTTAACACCAGATCTGTTACCCGCTGATATATTAGGAACGGTGTACTATGATCAAATCGACGGGCTTTGGAAAATAAAGAAAGGCCCAATCTTTGCGAATATCGTGTTAGCAGATGAAATAAATAGAGCTCAACCAAAAACACAGTCTGCACTTTTAGAGGCAATGCAAGAGAGACAAGTTACAATTGAAGGAAAAACGTACAAGCTTGACAGACCTTTCTTGGTTATAGCAACAAAAAATCCACTAGAATTTGAGGGAGTGTATAATTTACCCGAGGCTCAGATTGATAGGTTTATGATGGAGATCAAGGTGGGATATCCAGATAAAGAGGAAGAACTTGAAATGCTTAGAAGGAAGGACAGAGGAGAATTCAGTGAAGTCAAGACAGTGTTTACAAAGGCTCAAATAATAACTGCTATAGAAGAGACTAAAAATGTAAAAGTTAGTGATGACGTGCTGAGATACCTCTATGAGATAGTTACAAGAACGAGAACAGATGAAAGACTCTTAATTGGAGCATCTCCCAGAGCATCGGAGCATCTCCTCTACGCATCTAAGGCAAAAGCATTTCTTGAGGGAAGAGACTACGTTATTCCAGATGACGTGAAGAGCTTGGCAATTCCCGTTCTCGCACATAGATTAATGGTTAAAGCAGAATATGAAGTAGAAGGTGTGAAGGGAGAAACTATTGTGAGGGAAATATTAGAAAAGGTAGAGGTGCCCATATGA
- a CDS encoding type II toxin-antitoxin system VapC family toxin encodes MIVIDASILVKLILKEEGWEQIELTPNTVTLDYAFVECINAIWKAVRLNRIPRESITERLEVLKLVRNSIIVAKVDDFFERGLEIALEEGIAVYDAFYIALAESLEARLVTADEKQYNAAKNYVPAKLV; translated from the coding sequence GTGATAGTAATTGATGCCTCTATCCTGGTCAAACTCATCTTAAAAGAGGAAGGGTGGGAGCAAATAGAACTCACTCCAAATACGGTAACTCTAGATTATGCTTTCGTTGAGTGCATAAACGCTATATGGAAGGCCGTTAGGCTAAACAGAATCCCAAGGGAGAGCATCACCGAGAGACTGGAAGTTCTTAAGCTGGTCAGGAATTCAATCATAGTCGCCAAGGTTGATGATTTCTTCGAAAGGGGGCTAGAGATAGCGCTTGAGGAAGGAATAGCAGTGTATGATGCCTTTTACATAGCCCTAGCTGAGTCCTTGGAGGCAAGGTTAGTTACGGCAGATGAGAAGCAGTACAATGCAGCTAAAAACTACGTTCCTGCGAAGCTCGTATGA